The Anabas testudineus chromosome 11, fAnaTes1.2, whole genome shotgun sequence genome has a segment encoding these proteins:
- the LOC113155481 gene encoding nucleolar protein dao-5-like isoform X2, whose product MDCNTADLPASVAHDSPGRDSVSSDDLVPLSTLLMKPHSETKKSCENTRSCTAHTKTGRNASDDSADDEPLMRMKTALAAKSPEIKENKSSRSNGTNRNADLNTDESSDNEPLIKIAKVSSKAAEKPFSMPKKSADKKKQVFDDSSDDDPLVKMKTTYSLTKKTQKKENKSFRSNGKNNRTADLNTDESSDNEPLIKIAKVSSKAAKKPFSVPPKRSVKADGDTSDDEPLSEIAKKLQSQHGEKESVVSSKKENLVIKSKRNAARKIVKYAESSSDSSDDEPLSTKKKITTKADNKKKTKCTGKSLRDSSSGNSSDDDVLLVNLIAKKKKTLKKNTKMATVSRGSASKNRKGVSDESSDDKPLINLVKKNQTGKQMKTKRKASAPKKRDITLKKPQKMPGSGLSSNSSDDETLIKAGKHPQVTKILRIILERCDGEDSGATGSLNKTKREKTTAEEPMADESESSE is encoded by the exons ATGGACTGCAACACTGCTGACCTGCCCGCTAGCGTGGCGCATGACTCTCCAG GAAGGGACAGCGTGAGCTCTGATGACCTTGTACCACTTTCAACGCTCCTAATGAAGCCACATAGTGAGACGAAAAAGTCATGTGAAAACACACGCAGCTGCACAGCTCatacaaaaacaggcagaaatg CTTCTGATGACTCCGCAGATGACGAACCATTGATGAGGATGAAAACAGCGTTAGCAGCGAAGTcaccagaaataaaagaaaataaatcctcCAGATCAAATGGCACAAATAGGAatgcag atCTGAACACAGATGAAAGCTCTGACAATGAACCTCTGATTAAGATTGCCAAAGTGTCTTCTAAAGCTGCAGAGAAGCCTTTCTCTATGCCAAAAAAATCTGCTGATAAAAAGAAACAAG TTTTTGATGATTCTTCAGATGATGACCCACTGGTAAAGATGAAAACAACCTATTCACTCactaagaaaacacagaaaaaagaaaacaaatcattcaGATCTAATGGCAAAAATAATAGGACTGCAG ATCTGAACACAGATGAAAGCTCTGACAATGAACCTCTGATTAAGATCGCCAAAGTGTCTTCTAAAGCTGCAAAGAAGCCTTTCTCAGTGCCTCCAAAAAGGAGCGTTAAGG CTGATGGTGATACTTCAGATGATGAGCCTCTGAGTGAAATTGCAAAGAAACTCCAGTCACAACATGGGGAAAAGGAATCTGTCGTGTcatctaaaaaagaaaatctagtCATTAAATCCAAAAGGAATGCAGCGAGAAAAATTG tcaaATATGCAGAGTCTTCCAGTGACAGCTCAGATGATGAACCACTGTCAACAAAGAAGAAGATAACGACAAAGGcagacaacaagaaaaaaacaaaatgtacaggCAAATCATTAAGAG ACTCATCCTCAGGCAACAGTTCAGATGATGATGTCCTCCTGGTGAACCTTattgcaaagaagaaaaaaacactaaagaaaaacacaaagatggcAACAGTATCACGAGGCAGTGcttcaaaaaacagaaaag GAGTCTCTGATGAAAGCTCGGACGATAAACCCTTGATTAATCTTGTGAAAAAGAACCAAACAggcaaacaaatgaaaaccaaaaggAAGGCTTCAGCTCCAAAAAAGAGGGACATCACTCTCAAAAAGCCACAAAAGATGCCCGGGTCAG GCTTGTCAAGTAACAGTTCAGATGATGAAACCTTGATCAAAGCAGGTAAACACCCACAAGTGACCAAAATCCTGAGAATAATACTAGAAAGGTGTGATGGTGAAGACTCTGGGGCAACAGGAAGTCTGAACAAAACCAAAAGAG aaaaaacgACTGCTGAAGAGCCAATGGCCGATGAATCAGAGAGTTCAGAATAA
- the LOC113155481 gene encoding nucleolar protein dao-5-like isoform X1 codes for MDCNTADLPASVAHDSPGRDSVSSDDLVPLSTLLMKPHSETKKSCENTRSCTAHTKTGRNASDDSADDEPLMRMKTALAAKSPEIKENKSSRSNGTNRNADLNTDESSDNEPLIKIAKVSSKAAEKPFSMPKKSADKKKQVFDDSSDDDPLVKMKTTYSLTKKTQKKENKSFRSNGKNNRTADLNTDESSDNEPLIKIAKVSSKAAKKPFSVPPKRSVKADGDTSDDEPLSEIAKKLQSQHGEKESVVSSKKENLVIKSKRNAARKIVKYAESSSDSSDDEPLSTKKKITTKADNKKKTKCTGKSLRDSSSGNSSDDDVLLVNLIAKKKKTLKKNTKMATVSRGSASKNRKGVSDESSDDKPLINLVKKNQTGKQMKTKRKASAPKKRDITLKKPQKMPGSGLSSNSSDDETLIKAGKHPQVTKILRIILERCDGEDSGATGSLNKTKRAEKTTAEEPMADESESSE; via the exons ATGGACTGCAACACTGCTGACCTGCCCGCTAGCGTGGCGCATGACTCTCCAG GAAGGGACAGCGTGAGCTCTGATGACCTTGTACCACTTTCAACGCTCCTAATGAAGCCACATAGTGAGACGAAAAAGTCATGTGAAAACACACGCAGCTGCACAGCTCatacaaaaacaggcagaaatg CTTCTGATGACTCCGCAGATGACGAACCATTGATGAGGATGAAAACAGCGTTAGCAGCGAAGTcaccagaaataaaagaaaataaatcctcCAGATCAAATGGCACAAATAGGAatgcag atCTGAACACAGATGAAAGCTCTGACAATGAACCTCTGATTAAGATTGCCAAAGTGTCTTCTAAAGCTGCAGAGAAGCCTTTCTCTATGCCAAAAAAATCTGCTGATAAAAAGAAACAAG TTTTTGATGATTCTTCAGATGATGACCCACTGGTAAAGATGAAAACAACCTATTCACTCactaagaaaacacagaaaaaagaaaacaaatcattcaGATCTAATGGCAAAAATAATAGGACTGCAG ATCTGAACACAGATGAAAGCTCTGACAATGAACCTCTGATTAAGATCGCCAAAGTGTCTTCTAAAGCTGCAAAGAAGCCTTTCTCAGTGCCTCCAAAAAGGAGCGTTAAGG CTGATGGTGATACTTCAGATGATGAGCCTCTGAGTGAAATTGCAAAGAAACTCCAGTCACAACATGGGGAAAAGGAATCTGTCGTGTcatctaaaaaagaaaatctagtCATTAAATCCAAAAGGAATGCAGCGAGAAAAATTG tcaaATATGCAGAGTCTTCCAGTGACAGCTCAGATGATGAACCACTGTCAACAAAGAAGAAGATAACGACAAAGGcagacaacaagaaaaaaacaaaatgtacaggCAAATCATTAAGAG ACTCATCCTCAGGCAACAGTTCAGATGATGATGTCCTCCTGGTGAACCTTattgcaaagaagaaaaaaacactaaagaaaaacacaaagatggcAACAGTATCACGAGGCAGTGcttcaaaaaacagaaaag GAGTCTCTGATGAAAGCTCGGACGATAAACCCTTGATTAATCTTGTGAAAAAGAACCAAACAggcaaacaaatgaaaaccaaaaggAAGGCTTCAGCTCCAAAAAAGAGGGACATCACTCTCAAAAAGCCACAAAAGATGCCCGGGTCAG GCTTGTCAAGTAACAGTTCAGATGATGAAACCTTGATCAAAGCAGGTAAACACCCACAAGTGACCAAAATCCTGAGAATAATACTAGAAAGGTGTGATGGTGAAGACTCTGGGGCAACAGGAAGTCTGAACAAAACCAAAAGAG cagaaaaaacgACTGCTGAAGAGCCAATGGCCGATGAATCAGAGAGTTCAGAATAA
- the LOC113155481 gene encoding nucleolar protein dao-5-like isoform X3, with protein MDCNTADLPASVAHDSPGRDSVSSDDLVPLSTLLMKPHSETKKSCENTRSCTAHTKTGRNASDDSADDEPLMRMKTALAAKSPEIKENKSSRSNGTNRNADLNTDESSDNEPLIKIAKVSSKAAEKPFSMPKKSADKKKQDLNTDESSDNEPLIKIAKVSSKAAKKPFSVPPKRSVKADGDTSDDEPLSEIAKKLQSQHGEKESVVSSKKENLVIKSKRNAARKIVKYAESSSDSSDDEPLSTKKKITTKADNKKKTKCTGKSLRDSSSGNSSDDDVLLVNLIAKKKKTLKKNTKMATVSRGSASKNRKGVSDESSDDKPLINLVKKNQTGKQMKTKRKASAPKKRDITLKKPQKMPGSGLSSNSSDDETLIKAGKHPQVTKILRIILERCDGEDSGATGSLNKTKRAEKTTAEEPMADESESSE; from the exons ATGGACTGCAACACTGCTGACCTGCCCGCTAGCGTGGCGCATGACTCTCCAG GAAGGGACAGCGTGAGCTCTGATGACCTTGTACCACTTTCAACGCTCCTAATGAAGCCACATAGTGAGACGAAAAAGTCATGTGAAAACACACGCAGCTGCACAGCTCatacaaaaacaggcagaaatg CTTCTGATGACTCCGCAGATGACGAACCATTGATGAGGATGAAAACAGCGTTAGCAGCGAAGTcaccagaaataaaagaaaataaatcctcCAGATCAAATGGCACAAATAGGAatgcag atCTGAACACAGATGAAAGCTCTGACAATGAACCTCTGATTAAGATTGCCAAAGTGTCTTCTAAAGCTGCAGAGAAGCCTTTCTCTATGCCAAAAAAATCTGCTGATAAAAAGAAACAAG ATCTGAACACAGATGAAAGCTCTGACAATGAACCTCTGATTAAGATCGCCAAAGTGTCTTCTAAAGCTGCAAAGAAGCCTTTCTCAGTGCCTCCAAAAAGGAGCGTTAAGG CTGATGGTGATACTTCAGATGATGAGCCTCTGAGTGAAATTGCAAAGAAACTCCAGTCACAACATGGGGAAAAGGAATCTGTCGTGTcatctaaaaaagaaaatctagtCATTAAATCCAAAAGGAATGCAGCGAGAAAAATTG tcaaATATGCAGAGTCTTCCAGTGACAGCTCAGATGATGAACCACTGTCAACAAAGAAGAAGATAACGACAAAGGcagacaacaagaaaaaaacaaaatgtacaggCAAATCATTAAGAG ACTCATCCTCAGGCAACAGTTCAGATGATGATGTCCTCCTGGTGAACCTTattgcaaagaagaaaaaaacactaaagaaaaacacaaagatggcAACAGTATCACGAGGCAGTGcttcaaaaaacagaaaag GAGTCTCTGATGAAAGCTCGGACGATAAACCCTTGATTAATCTTGTGAAAAAGAACCAAACAggcaaacaaatgaaaaccaaaaggAAGGCTTCAGCTCCAAAAAAGAGGGACATCACTCTCAAAAAGCCACAAAAGATGCCCGGGTCAG GCTTGTCAAGTAACAGTTCAGATGATGAAACCTTGATCAAAGCAGGTAAACACCCACAAGTGACCAAAATCCTGAGAATAATACTAGAAAGGTGTGATGGTGAAGACTCTGGGGCAACAGGAAGTCTGAACAAAACCAAAAGAG cagaaaaaacgACTGCTGAAGAGCCAATGGCCGATGAATCAGAGAGTTCAGAATAA
- the LOC113155315 gene encoding probable C-mannosyltransferase DPY19L4 isoform X2 translates to MTELRCRKTETLEGDKEEEERQNEPALHSERDGLSVPSGGADDSLQQKDEGGEKEDDCHKQDASNTPSAPVKRSKSSSTSGFIQRLVRVFFGCLAAVACGMLYAVYLSTYHDRKFWFSTRQELEREITFQAGSGLYYYYYKHMLAAPSFERGFYELTIDNKTVSGQTINAVERLFLYPELITSFIYRATDIQDLVEPIYFYIGAVFGLQAVYVTALFVCSWVLSGTWVSGMLTVAWFVINRPDTTRVDHAIPLRDNWALPYFSCQVTALTGFLSNNISSATEMFCYLAMSATTFTFLLVWEHSHYVLFIQGLCLFLLDSFDLVPSRKMADIHKVYLSSLFLAYLFQFQNPALLSSPLLSLLIGSVLARYFQQKMKMGPLVARVMKLFLHFHLVFTTAITFSYLVKKLLPASEGDFIIKFLEVKFGLNTTADFVTNFLLCQESFQTPGQDLFLRLTQASVLPFYFLVLSICLLSTLQTIYRRLSGQPIKTNLRLEDGQIGEQPEVVYHVFHTLFFGGLALLFDGLKFLWTPYVCMFTAFGVCSPELWMTVFKWLKLKSIHPVVLSLILSTAVPTIIGFSLWREYCPRVLAELSDLPEFYDPDTIELISWIKSQAPVAAVFAGSPQMLGKVKLCSGSAVTSLPLYSDINLLRRTEDNYQIYAMRSAEDIYKILTSQKTNYVIIEDSICNELSLNKGCRIKDLLDISNGHAVYDKGEIYSFSKHGRFCHEIKMNYSPYTNYFTRVFWNRSYHVYKVNSVISFQY, encoded by the exons ATGACTGAGTTAAGATGTCGGAAAACAGAGACTTTAGAAGGTgataaagaagaggaagagcGACAAAATGAGCCCGCGCTGCATAGTGAAC GAGATGGGCTGAGTGTGCCCAGTGGAGGAGCAGATGACAGCTTGCAGCAGAAAGATGaaggtggagagaaagaggatgaTTGTCACAAACAGGACGCATCAAACACACCCAGTGCACCTGTCAAAAGATCCAAGAGTTCGTCAACAT CGGGTTTTATTCAGCGCCTGGTGAGGGTGTTCTTTGGATGTCTCGCAGCCGTTGCCTGTGGCATGCTTTATGCTGTGTATCTGTCAACATATCATGACAGGAAGTTCTGGTTTTCAACTCGACAG GAGTTGGAGCGTGAAATCACCTTCCAAGCAGGCAGTGGGctctattattactactacaaGCACATGCTGGCTGCACCATCTTTTGAAAGAG ggTTTTATGAGTTGACGATAGATAACAAAACAGTTTCGGGTCAGACCATCAACGCAGTGGAGCGTCTGTTTTTGTATCCAGAGCTCATCACCAGCTTCATATATAGAGCCACAGACATCCAG GATTTAGTGGAGCCGATCTACTTCTATATTGGAGCGGTTTTTGGACTCCAGGCGGTCTATGTCACTGCCCTGTTTGTGTGTAGCTGGGTGTTGAGTGGGACCTGGGTGTCTGGCATGCTGACTGTGGCCTGGTTCGTCATCAACAG ACCAGACACAACCAGAGTGGACCATGCTATTCCTCTGCGGGACAACTGGGCTCTGCCTTACTTCTCTTGTCAAGTGACAGCTTTGACTGGGTTCCTGAGTAACAACATCAGCTCTGCCACTGAG ATGTTTTGCTATCTTGCCATGAGTGCCACCACCTTCACCTTCCTCCTAGTCTGGGAACACAGCCACTATGTGCTCTTCATCCAAggcctctgtctttttctgctgGACTCGTTTGACCTTGTGCCATCACGTAAG ATGGCTGACATCCACAAGGTGTACCTCAGCTCCTTGTTCCTGGCCTACTTGTTCCAGTTTCAGAACCCGGCCCTGCTCAGCTCCCCGCTGCTCAGCCTCCTGATTGGCTCAGTCCTGGCGAGGTACTTCCAG CAAAAGATGAAGATGGGTCCTCTTGTGGCCAGAGTGATGAAGCTCTTCCTACATTTCCACCTGGTTTTTACCACAGCGATCACCTTCAGTTATTTGGTCAAG AAACTTTTACCTGCGAGTGAAGGAGACTTCATAATTAAGTTCCTTGAAGTTAAATTCGGACTCAACACAACAGC tGACTTTGTTACCAACTTCCTTTTGTGCCAAGAGAGTTTTCAGACACCCGGACAGGACTTATTTCTGCGGCTGACACAGGCCTCGGTCCTTCCCTTCTACTTCCTGGTCCTTTCAATCTGCCTGCTGTCCACCCTGCAGACCATTTACAGAAGACTCAG TGGCCAGCCAATAAAAACCAACCTCAGACTTGAAGATGGACAAATAGGAGAGCAGCCTGAGGTCGTCTATCATgtttttcacacattgttttttgGAGGTCTggctctgctgtttgatgg GCTGAAGTTTTTATGGACGCCGTATGTCTGCATGTTCACAGCGTTTGGTGTGTGTTCTCCAGAACTATGGATGACCGTGTTTAAGTGGCTCAAACTGAAGTCTATTCACCCTGTAGTGCTG TCTCTGATCCTGAGCACCGCGGTTCCTACCATCATTGGTTTCAGTTTATGGAGAGAG TATTGCCCTCGTGTCTTAGCGGAGCTGTCTGATCTGCCAGAGTTCTACGACCCAGATACAATAGAGCTGATCAGCTGGATCAA GTCACAGGCTCCAGTGGCAGCTGTGTTTGCAGGAAGCCCTCAGATGTTGGGTAAAGTGAAGTTGTGCTCAGGTTCAGCTGTGACCAGTTTACCACTTTACTCAGACATCAACCTGCTGAGGAGGACGGAGGAT AATTATCAGATATATGCAATGAGGTCTGCCGAGGACATCTATAAGATTCTGACGTCTCAGAAGACAAACTATGTGATCATTGAGGATTCGATCTGTAACGAGCTTAGTCTCAACAAAGGCTGTAGGATCAAAGACCTGCTTGACATCTCCAATGGACAC GCTGTTTATGACAAAGGAGAGATCTACTCTTTCTCCAAACATGGAAGATTCTGCCATGAGATAAAGATGAACTACTCACCCTACACTAACTACTTCACCAGAGTTTTCTGGAATCGCTCTTATCACGTCTACAAAGTGAACTCGGTCATCTCTTTTCAATACTGA
- the LOC113155315 gene encoding probable C-mannosyltransferase DPY19L4 isoform X1, with product MTELRCRKTETLEGDKEEEERQNEPALHSEHDNEPVNTGDGLSVPSGGADDSLQQKDEGGEKEDDCHKQDASNTPSAPVKRSKSSSTSGFIQRLVRVFFGCLAAVACGMLYAVYLSTYHDRKFWFSTRQELEREITFQAGSGLYYYYYKHMLAAPSFERGFYELTIDNKTVSGQTINAVERLFLYPELITSFIYRATDIQDLVEPIYFYIGAVFGLQAVYVTALFVCSWVLSGTWVSGMLTVAWFVINRPDTTRVDHAIPLRDNWALPYFSCQVTALTGFLSNNISSATEMFCYLAMSATTFTFLLVWEHSHYVLFIQGLCLFLLDSFDLVPSRKMADIHKVYLSSLFLAYLFQFQNPALLSSPLLSLLIGSVLARYFQQKMKMGPLVARVMKLFLHFHLVFTTAITFSYLVKKLLPASEGDFIIKFLEVKFGLNTTADFVTNFLLCQESFQTPGQDLFLRLTQASVLPFYFLVLSICLLSTLQTIYRRLSGQPIKTNLRLEDGQIGEQPEVVYHVFHTLFFGGLALLFDGLKFLWTPYVCMFTAFGVCSPELWMTVFKWLKLKSIHPVVLSLILSTAVPTIIGFSLWREYCPRVLAELSDLPEFYDPDTIELISWIKSQAPVAAVFAGSPQMLGKVKLCSGSAVTSLPLYSDINLLRRTEDNYQIYAMRSAEDIYKILTSQKTNYVIIEDSICNELSLNKGCRIKDLLDISNGHAVYDKGEIYSFSKHGRFCHEIKMNYSPYTNYFTRVFWNRSYHVYKVNSVISFQY from the exons ATGACTGAGTTAAGATGTCGGAAAACAGAGACTTTAGAAGGTgataaagaagaggaagagcGACAAAATGAGCCCGCGCTGCATAGTGAAC ATGATAATGAGCCGGTAAACACAGGAGATGGGCTGAGTGTGCCCAGTGGAGGAGCAGATGACAGCTTGCAGCAGAAAGATGaaggtggagagaaagaggatgaTTGTCACAAACAGGACGCATCAAACACACCCAGTGCACCTGTCAAAAGATCCAAGAGTTCGTCAACAT CGGGTTTTATTCAGCGCCTGGTGAGGGTGTTCTTTGGATGTCTCGCAGCCGTTGCCTGTGGCATGCTTTATGCTGTGTATCTGTCAACATATCATGACAGGAAGTTCTGGTTTTCAACTCGACAG GAGTTGGAGCGTGAAATCACCTTCCAAGCAGGCAGTGGGctctattattactactacaaGCACATGCTGGCTGCACCATCTTTTGAAAGAG ggTTTTATGAGTTGACGATAGATAACAAAACAGTTTCGGGTCAGACCATCAACGCAGTGGAGCGTCTGTTTTTGTATCCAGAGCTCATCACCAGCTTCATATATAGAGCCACAGACATCCAG GATTTAGTGGAGCCGATCTACTTCTATATTGGAGCGGTTTTTGGACTCCAGGCGGTCTATGTCACTGCCCTGTTTGTGTGTAGCTGGGTGTTGAGTGGGACCTGGGTGTCTGGCATGCTGACTGTGGCCTGGTTCGTCATCAACAG ACCAGACACAACCAGAGTGGACCATGCTATTCCTCTGCGGGACAACTGGGCTCTGCCTTACTTCTCTTGTCAAGTGACAGCTTTGACTGGGTTCCTGAGTAACAACATCAGCTCTGCCACTGAG ATGTTTTGCTATCTTGCCATGAGTGCCACCACCTTCACCTTCCTCCTAGTCTGGGAACACAGCCACTATGTGCTCTTCATCCAAggcctctgtctttttctgctgGACTCGTTTGACCTTGTGCCATCACGTAAG ATGGCTGACATCCACAAGGTGTACCTCAGCTCCTTGTTCCTGGCCTACTTGTTCCAGTTTCAGAACCCGGCCCTGCTCAGCTCCCCGCTGCTCAGCCTCCTGATTGGCTCAGTCCTGGCGAGGTACTTCCAG CAAAAGATGAAGATGGGTCCTCTTGTGGCCAGAGTGATGAAGCTCTTCCTACATTTCCACCTGGTTTTTACCACAGCGATCACCTTCAGTTATTTGGTCAAG AAACTTTTACCTGCGAGTGAAGGAGACTTCATAATTAAGTTCCTTGAAGTTAAATTCGGACTCAACACAACAGC tGACTTTGTTACCAACTTCCTTTTGTGCCAAGAGAGTTTTCAGACACCCGGACAGGACTTATTTCTGCGGCTGACACAGGCCTCGGTCCTTCCCTTCTACTTCCTGGTCCTTTCAATCTGCCTGCTGTCCACCCTGCAGACCATTTACAGAAGACTCAG TGGCCAGCCAATAAAAACCAACCTCAGACTTGAAGATGGACAAATAGGAGAGCAGCCTGAGGTCGTCTATCATgtttttcacacattgttttttgGAGGTCTggctctgctgtttgatgg GCTGAAGTTTTTATGGACGCCGTATGTCTGCATGTTCACAGCGTTTGGTGTGTGTTCTCCAGAACTATGGATGACCGTGTTTAAGTGGCTCAAACTGAAGTCTATTCACCCTGTAGTGCTG TCTCTGATCCTGAGCACCGCGGTTCCTACCATCATTGGTTTCAGTTTATGGAGAGAG TATTGCCCTCGTGTCTTAGCGGAGCTGTCTGATCTGCCAGAGTTCTACGACCCAGATACAATAGAGCTGATCAGCTGGATCAA GTCACAGGCTCCAGTGGCAGCTGTGTTTGCAGGAAGCCCTCAGATGTTGGGTAAAGTGAAGTTGTGCTCAGGTTCAGCTGTGACCAGTTTACCACTTTACTCAGACATCAACCTGCTGAGGAGGACGGAGGAT AATTATCAGATATATGCAATGAGGTCTGCCGAGGACATCTATAAGATTCTGACGTCTCAGAAGACAAACTATGTGATCATTGAGGATTCGATCTGTAACGAGCTTAGTCTCAACAAAGGCTGTAGGATCAAAGACCTGCTTGACATCTCCAATGGACAC GCTGTTTATGACAAAGGAGAGATCTACTCTTTCTCCAAACATGGAAGATTCTGCCATGAGATAAAGATGAACTACTCACCCTACACTAACTACTTCACCAGAGTTTTCTGGAATCGCTCTTATCACGTCTACAAAGTGAACTCGGTCATCTCTTTTCAATACTGA